Genomic segment of Ramlibacter henchirensis:
GGACACCATCATCGCCCACGCCTGGCAATGGGAGCGCAAGCTCCACCAGGCCGGGAAGGCGTGACCCAGATAGATTTCAGCGCGGTTCGCTGGCTCGCGCCCTACTTCGGCGGCGCGAGCCGCCGCTTCTGGGCCATCGCGGCGCTGGCGACGGTGGTGTCGTCGGCCACCGAGCCGCTGGTGCCGGCGTTGATCAAGCCCTTGCTCGACCGAGGCTTCCGTCCGGGCGGCATCGACCTGTGGATGGTGCCGGCCAGCCTCTTGCTGCTGTTCGCGGTTCGCGGCACCGCCGGTTTCATCGCCGACCTGGCGCTGGCCCGCATCACGCAGGACGGCCTGCTCGCGCTGCGCAAGGCCATGTTCGCGCGCGTGCTGGACGCGCGGCTGTCTCTGTTCTCGCAGCAGAACGCCACCACGCTGTCGAACACCGTCGTCTTCGAGGTGCAGAACGGCGCCATGCTGCTGGTCAACTCGGTGATGGCGCTGGTCAAGGACAGCCTCGCACTGCTGGCCCTGCTGGTGTACCTGCTGTACCTGAACTGGAAGCTCACGCTGATCGTCTTCGCGATCGTGCCGGGCGTGGCGTTCATCATGCGCACGCTGTCGCGGCGCCTGTACCGCATCGCGCGCAGCACGCAGACGGCCACCAACGACCTGGCCTACGTCGTCGAGGAGAACGTGCTCGCCGTGCGCGTGGTGCGCCTGCACGGCGCGCAGGAGGCGCAGGCCGGCCGCTTCACCGGCTTCAGCACGGCGCTGCGCCGGCTCGCCCTGAAATCTGCTGTCGCATCCGCCGCCATCACGCCGCTCACCCACATGCTCGCCGCCGGCGCGCTCTCCGCGGTGATCTGCGTCGCCCTGTGGCAGACGCGGGAGGGGCTGACGATCGGCACCTTCGCGTCCTTCATCACGGCCATGCTGATGCTGATCGCACCGATCAAGCGGCTGTCGGAGGCGGCCAGCCCGATCGCGCGCGGCCTCGCGGCGGTGCAGCGCGCCATCGACCTGATCGAGCACACGCCGGCCGAGTCGGGCGGTCGGCATGCGCCGGGCCACTCCCGCGGCCACATCGAACTGCGCGAGGTGACGGTGCGTTATCGCGGCGACGCCGCGCCGGCGCTGGACCGCGTCAGCCTGGTGCTCGAACCCGGGCACACGGTGGCCCTGGTCGGGCCTTCCGGCTCGGGCAAGACCACGCTGGCCAACCTGCTGCCGCGGTTCGTCGTGCCGGACGACGGCGCGGTGCTGCTGGACGGACACGACGTGGCGGACTGGGACCTGCAGGCGCTGCGCGACCAGTTCGCGCTGGTCAGCCAGGACGTGGTGATGTTCAACGGCAGCCTGGCCACCAACATCACCATGGACGCGCCGATCGATCCCGAGAAGCTGCAGCGCTGCGTCGCGGCGGCCAATCTCCGGGACCTGGTGGAGTCGCTGCCGGATGGCCTGGACACCGTCACCGGCCACAACGCGACGCAACTCTCAGGTGGCCAGCGGCAGCGCCTGGCCATCGCCCGCGCGCTGTACAAGGATGCGCCCATCCTGATCCTCGACGAGGCCACGTCGGCGCTGGACGCCGCGTCGGAACGCCTGGTGCAGGAAGCGCTCCAGCGGCTGATGGCCGGCCGCACGACGGTCGTCATCGCGCACCGGCTCTCGACGATCGAGCACGCCGACCAGGTCGTGGTGCTCGAGCAAGGCCGTGTCGCGGAGACCGGCACGCACCAGGAACTTCTGGCGCGCGGCGGGCTGTACGCCCACCTGCACGCGCTGCAGCAGGGGGCGGGATGATCGCGCAAGCGCCAACCGGGGCGCGGTCCCCGCAGTGGCTTCAGACGCTGCGCCGCCCGCCGGCACCTGCCGTGGTGCGGGTGGGCGGTTGGCGCGACGCTGCCATGCAAGCCGCGATGGCGGGACTGGGGTTCGTGCTGCCTTTCTCGCCCGCAGGAGTGGCCTGGTTCATGGCGGCGCTGCTCGTGGTCGCGCTGTGTTCGCTGCGTCATGTCTCGCGCACCGCCGCCTGGCGCGAGCCGACAGCCGCCATCGGCCTGCTGCTGTTCGCCTACATCGCGCTGCACACGGCCGTCGCGGGCCCGTGGACTCTGGCGAGCGTGGGAAGCGTCAACAAGTACCACGAGCTGCTGTTCTTCCCGGTGCTGCTGGCGTTGTTCGCCGCCACGTCGCGTCCGCGAGCCTTCCTGTGGGGCCTGGGCGCCGGCACGCTGGCCTACGCGCTGGCGCATTGGGTCGCGCCGTGGTTCCCCGCGCTCTCGCAGGAGCTGGCGCCCAAGAGGATCTCGGCGGGTTTCTGCCTGGCCCTGGCGGCCTACCTGATGCTGCACCAGGGCGGCCGCTTCGCCTGGATGTGGCGCGGCATCGCGGCCGTGCTCGCGGCGACGGTGCTGTTCCGCATCGAAGGGCGCACCGGTCACGTCGTCTTGATGCTCCTGGCCATCGCTTCGGTGTGGAACCTGCGGCCGGGCCGCTGGCGGATGCCTGCGGCCGTGGGGGCCTGCGTCGCGCTCGTGCTGGTGGCCTTCAACGCGCCTCCAGTGCAAACGCGCATGAAGGAGACGCTGTCGGGGCTGTCGACCATGCGCATGGGCGCCGAGACCTCGACGAGCATCCGCCTGGCGCTGCTGGCCAACGGCTGGACGATTGCCGCCGCACACCAGCCGCTGGGGGTCGGCTTCAGCCGCTACGCCGAGTTCCATGAGCCTGTCGCTCGCCGGAGGCTGGCGCAGGAACCGGACTGGAATCCGCAGAAGGCCTCCTGGGAGGTGTTCGCGAACAACCCGCACAACGAATACCTGATGCAGCTGGCCTGCGGCGGCGTCCCGGCGCTGGCGCTGCTGCTGGCCTGGATCGCGGCGGCCGCGTTCCGCCGCGACGCGTCGGGCCGCGCGCCGCCCGCGCTCACCGGCCTGGTGCTCGCGTTCGCGGTGGGCTGCCTGTTCAACTCGCTCGTGATGGACTTCGTCGAAGGCCACTTCTACACGGTGGTGCTGGCGTGGCTGCTCGCGGGTGAACGCCGCGCCGCGGCGCCGCCGCCAGTGTCATGAACCGCATCCTGGTCGTCTGTACGCGCCAGATCGGCGACGTGCTGCTGACCACGCCGCTGGTGCGCGCCGCGCGACGCCGCTGGCCGCAGGCGCAGGTCGACGTGCTCGGCTTCTCCGGCACGCTGGGCATGCTGCGCGGCAATGCAGACATCCACGAGCTGATCGAAATGCCGGCCCGCCCCGGCTTGTCCGGGCTGTACGCGTTCGCAAGGCGCCTGTGGCGGCGCTACGACCTGGCCCTGGTGACGCTGCCGAGCGACCGCGCCCACCTGATCGCGTGGATCGCGGCACGGCAACGCAGCGGCGTGCTGCCGGAACACGGCGGCAGCAACTGGTGGAAGCGCCTGCTGCTGGACCACGCGGTCGTCGGCACCGGCGACGAAGGCAGCCGGCACGCGGTGCAGGAGAAGCTCGAACTGCTGGCGCCCTGGGTCGAGCGGCCTGAAACACCTGCGGTTTCCGCGCCTGCCGGCGCCCCGCTGCCCGCTGATCTTCAAGCGGCATTGCGCGAGCGGCCCGTCGTCGTCCACGTGCCCTCGATGTGGCCCTACAAGCAATGGGCGCCGGAGAAGTACGCGCAGGTCGTCAGGACATTGCTCGACCGCGGGCACCAGGTGGTGCTGACCGGCGGGCCGGGAGCGCGCGACCGTGAATGCATCGGGCCGGTTCGCTCGATCGCGGCGGCTCCCGCACTGCTGGACGCATCGGGCCGGCTGGACTTCAACCAGCTCGTCACCCTGCTGCAGCGCGCTTCGCTCTACATCGGACCGGACACTTCCGTGTCGCACCTGGCCGCCGCGGCCGGCACGCCGACACTGGCGATCTTCGGCCCCACCAATCCGCAGCGCTGGGCGCCGTGGCCCGGGCGGCCGGGCGAACAGCCGGTGCATTTCCAGCGCCGCGCGCTCGAGCAGTCGGTGGGCAACGTCACCCTGCTCCAGGCGGAACTTCCCTGCGTGCCCTGCAGCAAGGCGGGTTGCGAGGACCACCGGCAAAGCCGCAGCGATTGCCTGATCGCGATCACGCCGGAGCGGGTGACCGAAGCGGCGCTCAGGATGCTGGGGGAGAAGGCAAGCCCTGGATCCGCGCCCGCGCGGGGATGACGCAGCCGGTCAGAGCAGCACGATGTCGTACTGCTCCTGCCCCATCGCACTCTCGCTCTGCAGCGAGATCGGCTTGCCGATGAAATCCGACAGCCCGGCCAGGTGCTGACTCTCCTCGTCGAGGAACAGCTCCACCACTTTCGGCGAGGCCACGACGCGGTACTCGCGCGGGTTGAACTGGCGCGCCTCGCGCAGGATCTCGCGCAGGATGTCGTAGGCCACGGTGCGGGCGGTGCGCACCTGCCCGGCGCCCTGGCACCACGAACACGGCTCGCACAGCATGTGCGCCAGCGACTCGCGCGTGCGCTTGCGCGTCATCTCCACCAGGCCCAGCTGGGAGAAGCCGCCGGCCATGGTCTTGACGCGGTCGCGCCCCAGCTGCTTGCGGAATTCGCCGAGCACCGCCTCGCGGTGGTCCTCGCGCTGCATGTCGATGAAGTCGACGATGATGATCCCGCCCAGGTTGCGCAGCCGCAGCTGCCGCGCGATGGCGTGGGCGGCCTCGAGGTTGGTCTTGAAGATGGTGTCGTCGAAGTTGCGTGCGCCGACGAAGCCGCCGGTGTTGACGTCGATCGTGGTCAGCGCCTCGGTCTGGTCGACGATCAGGTAGCCGCCGGACTTGAGCTCGACGCGGCGGCCGAGCGCCTTGGCGATCTCCTCGTCGACGTTGAACAGGTCGAAGATCGGCCGCTCGCCCTTGTACAGCTGCAGCCGTTCCGCGGCCTGCGGCATGAACTCGCGGCCGAACGCCTGCAGCACCGCGAACTGCTCGCGCGAGTCGATGCGGATGGTCTGCGTTTCCTCGGTCACCAGGTCGCGCAGCACGCGCTGCAGCAGGCTCAGGTCCTGGTGCAGCAGCGAGCCCGGCGGCAACCGCACGGCCGCATCGCGGATGCGGGCCCAGGTCTTGCGCAGGTATGCGATGTCCTCGGCCAGCTCGGCGTCGCTCGCGTCCTCGCCGTTGGTGCGCAGGATGAAGCCGCCCCCGCCGCCGGTCTCGGCCGTGCCGACCAGCTGCTGCAGCCGCGAGCGCAGCGCCTCGCGCTGCTCGCCCGGGATCTTCTGCGAGACGCCCACGTGGTCGTCCTGCGGCAGGAACACCAGCAGGCGGCCCGCGACGCTGATCTGGGTCGATAGCCGCGCACCCTTGGTGCCGATCGGGTCCTTGATGACCTGCACCATCAGCGGCTGGCCCTCGAACACGCGCTTCTCGATCGGCACCGGCGGCTGGCCGTGGCGGTGGTTGACCTGCTCTTCGGCGCGGGCGCCGTGCAGGTCGGCCACGTGCAGGAAGGCCGCGCGCTCCAGGCCGATGTCGATGAAGGCCGACTGCATGCCCGGCAGCACGCGGGCGACCTTGCCGAGGTAGACGTTGCCCACCAGCCCCCGCTCCAGCGTGCGTTCGACGTGCAACTCCTGCACCGCGCCGCTCTCGATGATGGCCACCCGTGTCTCCTGCGGCGACCAGTTGATCAGGATGTCCTGCTGCATTCTTGCTGAGCTCCTCGGGGCGGGGACAGGATACCTCAGGCCATTACACCCGGGCGCCCTCCCGCCCCGCCTTGGATCCCCTTTCGCGCCCCGACCTCGAATTCCTCCAGGGCGGCGGCGCCATGGGCGAGCGCATGCGGGCGTGCGCCGGCCGGTTAAGCCGCGATACCGCACGCGCGCAGCAATTGCGCGGTCTCGTGCAGCGGCAGTCCCATGATCCCGGGGTAGGAGCCGTTGATGCGCGTGATGAAGGCCGCGGCGCGGCCTTGCACCGCATACGCGCCGGCCTTGCCCATCGGCTCGCCCGTGGCGACGTACTCGCGGATCTGCCGCGGCGAGAGGGCCGCGAACGTCACGCGCGAATCGCTCAAGGCTTCATGACGCCGCGAGCCGTTCTGCAGCGCGACCGCGGTGAGCACCCGGTGCGTGGACCCGGAGAGCTCGCGCAGCATGCGGGCGGCATCGCGCTCGTCTTCGGGCTTGCCGTAGATCGTCCGGCCCAGCGCCACCGTGGTGTCGGAGCAGAGCACCGGCGCGCGCGGCAGGCCGCGACGCCGCAGGCGCTGCGCCGCCGCATCGAGCTTGAGCCCGGTCACGCGCCTGACGTAGCGCGCGGGCGCCTCGCCGGGGAGCACCGCTTCGATCGCCTCCGTGTCCTCATCGTCGTCGGGCAGCAGCAGTTCGTAGCGCACGCCGAGCTGCTCGAGCAGTTGCCGACGCCGCGGGCTCTGGGACGCGAGGTAGATGAAGTCACTCACGGTGGTACGGATGCCCCGCGTTGACCGACCATGCCCGGTAGAGCTGCTCGGCGAGCAGCACCCGGACCATCGCGTGCGGCAGCGTGAGGTCCGACAGGCGGATGCGCTCGTGCGCCGCCGCGCGGAAAGCCGGATCGAGCCCGTCCGGGCCGCCGATCACCAGCGCCACGTCGGCCGCGTCCAGTTGCCAGGCCTTGAGCTTGGCTGCGAGCGCCGTGGTGTTCAGCGAAGCACCGCGTTCATCGAGGGCGACGATGCGCGCGCCGCGCGGGATCGCCGCCTCGATGCGCTCGCGTTCGGCGGCCAGCAGCTGTTCGGTGGTGCGCGAGCCGCGCGGCTCGGTCTTCACGGCCTTGAGTTCCAGACGCAGCTCGGGCGGGAAGCGCTTGGCGTAGTCGTCCCAGGCCGTGGCCGCCCAGTCGGGCACGCGCTGCCCCACCGCGACCACGACCAGCCTCATGCCTTGCGCGCGGGGCTCTTGGCGGTGGTTTTCTTCGCGGCAGTCTTCTTCGCCGCCGTCTTCGCAGGCGCCTTCGCTGCGGTCTTCGAGGCGGGACGAGCCGCGGCCTTCTTCGCGGGCGACTTGGCCGGCGGCCTGGCCGGCGCCTTCGCAGCAGCCTTCTTCGCTGGTGCCTTGGGCTTCTCCGCCCTCTCGGCGTGCAGCGCCGCCGACCGGGCCGCACTGCTGCGCCTCAGGCTCGTCTTGGCGGGGACCTTCTTCGCGGCGGCCGGAGCGGGCGAGGCATTGAACGGCCTGGGCGCGCCGAACTTCACGCGCACCGGCTTGTCGCCCCAGATCTCTTCCAGGTGGTAGTAGTTGCGGATGGCCGGCTGCATGATGTGCGCGACCGCGGCGCCGCAGTCGACGATGATCCATTCGCCGTTGTCCTCGCCCTCGACACGGGGCTTCGGAAAGCCCGCTTCACGCACCGCGTCGCGCACGCTGGCCGCCAGCGCCTTGGTCTGGCGGTTCGACGTGCCGGAGGCCACGATCACCCGCTCGAACAGCGGCGAGAGGTGCTCCGTGTTGAAAACCTGGATGTCCTGCGCTTTGACGTCCTCCAGTCCATCGACGATGGCTCGCTGGAGCCGCTGGGTGTCCTTCTTCGCGCTGCTTTCTTGGGTCATCAGGTCTTCGGATAGAGATGGTTCTGGGCAATATAACGTGCGACGCCGGGGGGAACCAGATGATCGATCCCCTGCCCGGCCGCGGCCAGCGCGCGCACCTGCGTCGCGCTGACGGGCATGTTCGGCAGCTCGACAGCCGCCACGCGCGCGCCCGGCAGCGTGGTGGTGTCGAAGGGTGGCGCATCCGGGTCGGGCCGCGCACGCGCGGCGACCGCGATGGTGGCCAGCTTCAGGATCTCGCCGCTCTCGCGCCAGCTGTGGAGCGCCTCCGCCTGGTCGGCGCCGATCACGAGCAGCAGCTCGGCACGCGGGAATTCGGCGTGGAGCTGGCGCAGGGTGTCGATGGTGTAGGTGGGGCCGGCCCGGCGCAGTTCGCGGTCATCGACCACGGCGTGCGGCACTTGCGCGAACGCTTCACGCGCCATCGCGAGGCGGTGCGCGCCTTCGGTGAGCGCGCGCGACTTGTGCCAGGCCTGCCCGGTGGGCAGCACGCGGAGCTGGTCGAGCCGAAGTTGCTCGACGGCCGCGCGCGCGAGCGCGACGTGCGCCAGGTGCGGCGGATCGAAGGCGCCGCCGAAGATGCCCAGGCGTGACGGTTGCGCGGCGGCGGTGTTCAAACCCACTCCCGCGGCTGCAGGTACCGGGCGTAGAGCTGCGCCTCCGGCGTGCCGGGCGCCGGCTCCTGCCGGTAGGCCCAGCTGCATACCGGCGGCATCGAGAGCAGGATGGATTCGGTGCGGCCGCCCGACTGCAGGCCGAAGTGCGTGCCGCGGTCCCACACCAAATTGAACTCGACGTAGCGGCCGCGCCGGTAGAGCTGGAAGCTGCGTTCGCGCTCGCCATGGGCCGTGTCCTTGCGCCGCTCCAGGATCGGCAGGTACGCGCCGGGGAAGCCGTCACCGACCGAGCGGATCAGCGCGAAGCCGCCCTCGAAGCCGAGCTCCGACACGTCGTCGAAGAAGATGCCGCCGACGCCGCGCTGCTCGTTGCGGTGCTTGAGGCAGAAGTAGTCGTCGCACCACTTCTTGAAGCGCGGATGCTTGTCGGGGCCGAAGGGCTCCAGCGCCTGCTTGCAGGCCGCGTGGAAGTGGATGGCGTCCTCGTCGAAGCCGTAGCAGGGCGTGAGGTCCATGCCGCCGCCGAACCAGAACGCGGGCTCGCCGCCCGCGGGCGCGGCCGAGATCATGCGGACGTTCATGTGCACCGTCGGCGCATACGGGTTGCGCGGATGGAAGACCAGCGAGACGCCCAGCGCCTCGAACGGCGCCCCCGCGAGTTCCGGCCGGTGCTGCGTGGCCGAGGGCGGCAGGCGCGGCCCGCGCACGTGCGAGAAGCCGCAGCCGGCCCGCTCGAGCACCGGCCCCTGCTCCAGGATCATGGTGATGCCGTTGCCCTGCAGGGGCTCCCCGGGCGCCTTCTCCCAGGCGTCGCGCAGGAACGGCGTGCCGTCGATGGCCGTGCAGGCCGAGGTGATGCGCTCCTGCAGGTCCAGCAGGTACGCGCGGACGGCGTCGACCTGCTGCATCACCCGCGCACGGCCCGGTGGCCGATGTCCCTGCGGTACTGGGCACCGTCGAAGCGGATGCCCTTGACCACTTCATAGACTCGCTGCTGTGCGGCCTTGACCGTGTCGGCGAGCGCCGTGACGCACAGCACGCGGCCGCCCGAGGTGACGAGGTCCTTGCCGCGCGTGGCGGTGCCCGCATGGAACACCACTGCGTCCTCGGTCTCGCGCGGCAGCCCGCTGATCGCGTCGCCCTTGCGCGGGTTGAGCGGATAGCCGGCGGCGGCCATCACGACACCGAGCGCGGTGCGGCGGTCCCAGTCCAGCTCCACCTGGTTCAGCGATCCCGAGGTTGCACACATGAGCACGTCGTACAGGTCGGACTTCAGCCGCAGCAGGATGGGCTGCGTCTCGGGGTCGCCCATGCGGCAGTTGAATTCCAGCGTCTTGACCTGGCCCTTGCGGTCGACCATCAGGCCGGCGTAGAGGAAGCCGGTGTACGGGATGCCGTCCTTCTCCATGCCTCGCACGGTGGGCAGGATCACCTCTCGCATCGCGCGCGCATGAACGGCGGGCGTCACCACCGGCGCCGGCGAGTACGCGCCCATGCCGCCCGTGTTGGGGCCGGCATCGCCGTCCTGCAGGCGCTTGTGGTCCTGGCTGGTGGCCAGCGGCGTGACGTTGCGGCCGTCGCACAGGACGATGAAGCTCGCTTCCTCGCCCTGCAGGAACTCCTCGATCACCACGCGCGCGCCGCCTTCGTTGTGCGCCACGCCCAGCCGGTTGTCCAGAAGCATGAAGTCGATGGCCTCGTGCGCCTCGGCCGCGGTCATCGCGACCACCACACCCTTGCCGGCCGCCAGGCCGTCGGCCTTGACCACGATGGGCGCGCCCTGGCGGTCGACGTACGCGTGCGCCTCCCCGGGATCGGAGAAGGTCTGCCAGGCGGCGGTCGGGATGCCGTGCCGCTGCATGAACGCCTTGGAGAAGGCCTTGGAACTTTCCAGCTGCGCCGCGGCCTTGGTGGGGCCGAACACGCGCAGGCCGTGCGCGCGGAAGTCGTCCACCACGCCGGCGGCCAAAGGCGCCTCGGGGCCGACGACGGTCAGCGCGATCTTCTGCGCGAGCGCCCAGTCGCGCAGCGCCGCGATCTCGGTGATCGGCACGTTCTCCAGCCGGGGGTCCAGGTCCGTGCCGCCGTTGCCGGGCGCCACGTAGATCTTCTGGATCTTCTTCGATTGCGCCAGCTTCCAGGCCAGCGCATGTTCGCGGCCGCCGCCGCCGATGACGAGGACCTTCATGTCAGAGGTCCGGCAGCGACGCGTTGTGGAACACGTCCTGCACGTCGTCCAGGTCCTCCAGCATGTCCAGCAGCTTCTGCATGCGCACTGCCTCGTCGCCGGCAAGCTCGACCGTGTTCTCCGGCCGCATGGACACTTCGGCGATCTCGGGCTTCAGGCCCGCGGCGTCGAGCGCGTTCTTCACTTTCTCGAAGTCTCCCGGCGCGGTGAGCACCTCGATGGCGCCGTCGTCGTCGGTGACCACATCCTCGGCGCCGGCTTCCAGCGCGACTTCCATCACCTTGTCCTCGCTGGTGCCCGGCGCCAGGATGAGCTGCCCGCAATGCTTGAACTGGAACGCGACCGAGCCTTCGGAGCCCAGGTTGCCCCCGTACTTGCTGAAGACGTGGCGCACTTCGGCAACGGTGCGCACCTTGTTGTCGGTCATCGTGTCGACGATGACGGCGGCGCCGCCGATGCCGTAGCCCTCGTAGCGGATCTCTTCGTAGTTCACGCCCTCGAGGTTGCCGGTGGCCTTGTCGATGTTGCGCTTGATCGTGTCGGCCGGCATGTTGGCCGCCTTGGCCTTGTCCACCGCCAGCCGCAGCCGCGGGTTGGCCGCCAGGTCGCCGCCGCCCTGTCGTGCTGCGACCATGATCTCGCGGATCACGCGCGTCCAGATCTTCCCGCGCTTCTCATCCTGCCGGCCCTTGCGGTGCTGGATGTTCGCCCATTTGCTGTGTCCGGCCACTTGCTTTCCTTCTTTTCGCCCCGCCAACGCGGTGTGCGTTGCTATATTGCTCGGGACCTCATTTTACTTTTGACCTATGGCCGATCCCTTGCTGATCGCCCGCAAGGGCGACACCGAATGCTTCCTCCTGCCGGGGCTCGCCAACCGGCATGGGCTGATCACCGGCGCCACCGGCACCGGCAAGACGGTGACCCTGCAGACGCTGGCCGAGAACTTCTCGCGCATCGGCGTGCCGGTGTTCATGGCCGACATCAAGGGCGACCTCACCGGCATCAGCCAGGCCGGCACCGTGCCGCCGAAGCTGGCCCAGGTGCTGAAGGACCGCGGCCTGACCCCGCCCGAATCGCGCGCCTGCCCGGTGACGCTGTGGGACGTGTTCGGCGAGCAGGGCCATCCGGTGCGCGCCACCGTGTCCGACATGGGGCCGCTGCTGCTCGCCCGCATGCTCGACCTGAACGAGACACAGTCGGGCGTGCTCAACATCGTCTTCAAGATCGCCGATGACAACGGCCTGCTGCTCCTGGACCTCAAGGACCTGCGCGCGATGCTGCAGTACGCCGGCGACAACGCGAGCCAGGTCCGAACGCAGTACGGCAACATCAGCACGGCCAGCGTGGGCGCCATCCAGCGCGGGCTGCTGCAGATCGAATCGCAGGGCGGCGAGCGCTTCTTCGGCGAGCCCATGCTCGACATCGGCGACCTGATGCAGACGTCCGGCGGCGCGGGAGTCGTCAACATCCTCGCGGCCGACAAGCTGATGGCCTCGCCGCGGCTGTACGCCACCTTCCTGCTGTGGATGCTCTCGGAGCTCTTCGAGCAGCTGCCCGAAGTGGGCGACCTGGACAAGCCCAAGCTGGTGTTCTTCTTCGACGAGGCGCACCTGCTCTTCAAGGACGCGCCCACGGTTCTGGTCGAGCGCATCGAGCTGGTCGTGCGCCTCGTGCGCTCCAAGGGCGTCGGCGTCTACTTCGTCACCCAGAACCCGCTGGACATCCCCGACACGGTGCTCGCCCAGCTCGGCAATCGCGTGCAGCATGCGCTGCGCGCCTTCACCCCGCGCGACCAGAAGGCCGTGAAGGCGACGGCGCAGACGATGCGGCAGAAGCCCGGCCTGGACATCGAGGCGGCGATCACCGAACTTGCCGTCGGCGAGGCGCTGGTCAGCCTGCTCGACGACAAGGGCCGGCCGAGCGTGACCGAGCGGGTCTACGTGCTGCCGCCCGGCAGCCAGATCGGTCCGATCACGGCCGAGCAGCGGCAGGCGCTGATCGCGGGCTCGCTGGTGGCGGGCGCATACGAGAAGACGCAGGACCGCGAATCCGCCTACGAGAAGCTCAAGGAGCGCGCCGAGCAGGCGCCCTCGCCCGCCTCGTCGGGCGGCGGTGGTGCCACCGACAAGGCCACCGGCCCGTCCATGGGCGGGCTGGGCGACATCCTGTTCGGCTCCACCGGCCCGCGCGGCGGTCGCCGCGAAGGCATGGTGGAAGCGATGGCGAAGTCGGCCGTGCGCACCATCGGCAGCAGCGTGGGACGCGAGATCGTGCGCGGCGTGCTGGGCGGGCTGCTCGGCGGCAAGCGGCGCTGAATGGGCAGCGGCCCGGTGGGCCAGAACATCCGTACGCAGAAAGCGCAGAAAGCGCGCAGAGAACGCCGAAAGAATCCCAATGAATTCTTTGCGCTTTCTGCGCGCTTTCTGCGTTCTCTGCGTACCGGAGTTCTTCAGTCGTCAGCCAGGCAGCGCCATCAGCAGGTCGTGCCGACCTTGAGCGCGCAAGGTCCGGCGCTCTGCTGCACCTGCTCCCCCAGCCCGCGCGCCCGGTTGTTCCAGAAGGTCGCCTGCTGCATGTCGCGCTCGACGCCGC
This window contains:
- the rng gene encoding ribonuclease G, with amino-acid sequence MQQDILINWSPQETRVAIIESGAVQELHVERTLERGLVGNVYLGKVARVLPGMQSAFIDIGLERAAFLHVADLHGARAEEQVNHRHGQPPVPIEKRVFEGQPLMVQVIKDPIGTKGARLSTQISVAGRLLVFLPQDDHVGVSQKIPGEQREALRSRLQQLVGTAETGGGGGFILRTNGEDASDAELAEDIAYLRKTWARIRDAAVRLPPGSLLHQDLSLLQRVLRDLVTEETQTIRIDSREQFAVLQAFGREFMPQAAERLQLYKGERPIFDLFNVDEEIAKALGRRVELKSGGYLIVDQTEALTTIDVNTGGFVGARNFDDTIFKTNLEAAHAIARQLRLRNLGGIIIVDFIDMQREDHREAVLGEFRKQLGRDRVKTMAGGFSQLGLVEMTRKRTRESLAHMLCEPCSWCQGAGQVRTARTVAYDILREILREARQFNPREYRVVASPKVVELFLDEESQHLAGLSDFIGKPISLQSESAMGQEQYDIVLL
- the nadD gene encoding nicotinate-nucleotide adenylyltransferase; translation: MNTAAAQPSRLGIFGGAFDPPHLAHVALARAAVEQLRLDQLRVLPTGQAWHKSRALTEGAHRLAMAREAFAQVPHAVVDDRELRRAGPTYTIDTLRQLHAEFPRAELLLVIGADQAEALHSWRESGEILKLATIAVAARARPDPDAPPFDTTTLPGARVAAVELPNMPVSATQVRALAAAGQGIDHLVPPGVARYIAQNHLYPKT
- a CDS encoding O-antigen ligase family protein — translated: MQAAMAGLGFVLPFSPAGVAWFMAALLVVALCSLRHVSRTAAWREPTAAIGLLLFAYIALHTAVAGPWTLASVGSVNKYHELLFFPVLLALFAATSRPRAFLWGLGAGTLAYALAHWVAPWFPALSQELAPKRISAGFCLALAAYLMLHQGGRFAWMWRGIAAVLAATVLFRIEGRTGHVVLMLLAIASVWNLRPGRWRMPAAVGACVALVLVAFNAPPVQTRMKETLSGLSTMRMGAETSTSIRLALLANGWTIAAAHQPLGVGFSRYAEFHEPVARRRLAQEPDWNPQKASWEVFANNPHNEYLMQLACGGVPALALLLAWIAAAAFRRDASGRAPPALTGLVLAFAVGCLFNSLVMDFVEGHFYTVVLAWLLAGERRAAAPPPVS
- a CDS encoding Maf family protein, whose protein sequence is MSDFIYLASQSPRRRQLLEQLGVRYELLLPDDDEDTEAIEAVLPGEAPARYVRRVTGLKLDAAAQRLRRRGLPRAPVLCSDTTVALGRTIYGKPEDERDAARMLRELSGSTHRVLTAVALQNGSRRHEALSDSRVTFAALSPRQIREYVATGEPMGKAGAYAVQGRAAAFITRINGSYPGIMGLPLHETAQLLRACGIAA
- the msbA gene encoding lipid A export permease/ATP-binding protein MsbA, whose amino-acid sequence is MGAQAPPGREGVTQIDFSAVRWLAPYFGGASRRFWAIAALATVVSSATEPLVPALIKPLLDRGFRPGGIDLWMVPASLLLLFAVRGTAGFIADLALARITQDGLLALRKAMFARVLDARLSLFSQQNATTLSNTVVFEVQNGAMLLVNSVMALVKDSLALLALLVYLLYLNWKLTLIVFAIVPGVAFIMRTLSRRLYRIARSTQTATNDLAYVVEENVLAVRVVRLHGAQEAQAGRFTGFSTALRRLALKSAVASAAITPLTHMLAAGALSAVICVALWQTREGLTIGTFASFITAMLMLIAPIKRLSEAASPIARGLAAVQRAIDLIEHTPAESGGRHAPGHSRGHIELREVTVRYRGDAAPALDRVSLVLEPGHTVALVGPSGSGKTTLANLLPRFVVPDDGAVLLDGHDVADWDLQALRDQFALVSQDVVMFNGSLATNITMDAPIDPEKLQRCVAAANLRDLVESLPDGLDTVTGHNATQLSGGQRQRLAIARALYKDAPILILDEATSALDAASERLVQEALQRLMAGRTTVVIAHRLSTIEHADQVVVLEQGRVAETGTHQELLARGGLYAHLHALQQGAG
- the rlmH gene encoding 23S rRNA (pseudouridine(1915)-N(3))-methyltransferase RlmH is translated as MRLVVVAVGQRVPDWAATAWDDYAKRFPPELRLELKAVKTEPRGSRTTEQLLAAERERIEAAIPRGARIVALDERGASLNTTALAAKLKAWQLDAADVALVIGGPDGLDPAFRAAAHERIRLSDLTLPHAMVRVLLAEQLYRAWSVNAGHPYHRE
- a CDS encoding glycosyltransferase family 9 protein; translated protein: MNRILVVCTRQIGDVLLTTPLVRAARRRWPQAQVDVLGFSGTLGMLRGNADIHELIEMPARPGLSGLYAFARRLWRRYDLALVTLPSDRAHLIAWIAARQRSGVLPEHGGSNWWKRLLLDHAVVGTGDEGSRHAVQEKLELLAPWVERPETPAVSAPAGAPLPADLQAALRERPVVVHVPSMWPYKQWAPEKYAQVVRTLLDRGHQVVLTGGPGARDRECIGPVRSIAAAPALLDASGRLDFNQLVTLLQRASLYIGPDTSVSHLAAAAGTPTLAIFGPTNPQRWAPWPGRPGEQPVHFQRRALEQSVGNVTLLQAELPCVPCSKAGCEDHRQSRSDCLIAITPERVTEAALRMLGEKASPGSAPARG
- the rsfS gene encoding ribosome silencing factor encodes the protein MTQESSAKKDTQRLQRAIVDGLEDVKAQDIQVFNTEHLSPLFERVIVASGTSNRQTKALAASVRDAVREAGFPKPRVEGEDNGEWIIVDCGAAVAHIMQPAIRNYYHLEEIWGDKPVRVKFGAPRPFNASPAPAAAKKVPAKTSLRRSSAARSAALHAERAEKPKAPAKKAAAKAPARPPAKSPAKKAAARPASKTAAKAPAKTAAKKTAAKKTTAKSPARKA